In Oscillatoria acuminata PCC 6304, a single window of DNA contains:
- a CDS encoding DUF4350 domain-containing protein has protein sequence MNLSNRKLGVFLVLAIGAIILLTFVMAPASSGRINSGSTYRINPDGYGAWYAYMQSRQAPIQRWEKPGYELIENEELDTPVTFIHVDSRFTRQRRSESDSNLLSESEETWVSEGNILVILGVMTPVTEAPFSTLQDSPFGPVKIDTMRRVRNESQILLSDEFGAMVWQENIGQGKVIYANTPYLAANAYQEIPGNYEFLANLVSEGDWPIFIDEYSHGYKDTEVIEREQRQTLVNYFLQTPVFPALVQGIVLILVLIWANNRRLGQLNRVSTPGLENSKAYIQALAGVLQKAGRRDFIVKVVVKEEQVQLQKALGLGSVLLDAETLAQAWSEKTGRPSTELMQQLQVISNPRRLRELDLLRWLKKWAAIRRAISS, from the coding sequence ATGAACCTGTCTAATCGGAAATTAGGGGTATTTCTGGTCCTGGCGATCGGGGCCATCATCCTGCTAACTTTTGTGATGGCCCCGGCAAGCAGTGGGCGAATTAATAGCGGTTCAACTTATCGAATCAATCCCGATGGTTATGGGGCTTGGTACGCTTATATGCAATCCCGACAAGCCCCCATTCAACGATGGGAAAAACCCGGATATGAATTAATCGAAAATGAAGAACTGGATACTCCAGTGACTTTCATCCATGTTGACAGTCGTTTTACCCGGCAAAGACGAAGCGAAAGCGATTCCAACCTCCTCTCTGAATCCGAAGAAACCTGGGTCAGCGAAGGAAATATTTTAGTTATTTTAGGGGTGATGACGCCCGTTACTGAAGCGCCTTTTAGTACCCTCCAAGATAGTCCTTTTGGACCCGTAAAAATTGATACGATGAGACGAGTTCGTAACGAAAGTCAAATTTTGTTATCGGATGAATTTGGGGCGATGGTTTGGCAGGAAAATATCGGGCAAGGCAAAGTAATTTATGCCAATACTCCCTATTTAGCAGCCAATGCGTATCAAGAAATACCGGGAAATTATGAATTTTTAGCCAATCTGGTTAGCGAAGGCGACTGGCCAATTTTTATCGATGAATATTCCCACGGCTATAAAGACACAGAAGTCATCGAACGGGAACAAAGACAGACATTAGTGAATTATTTCCTTCAAACCCCAGTCTTTCCAGCCTTAGTGCAGGGGATTGTGTTAATTCTTGTCTTGATATGGGCAAACAATCGGCGATTGGGACAACTGAATCGAGTCTCGACACCGGGATTAGAAAATAGCAAAGCCTATATCCAGGCATTAGCCGGAGTCTTGCAAAAAGCAGGCCGTCGTGATTTTATAGTAAAGGTAGTGGTAAAAGAAGAACAAGTGCAACTGCAAAAGGCATTAGGATTGGGTTCAGTTCTCCTAGATGCTGAAACCTTGGCACAGGCTTGGTCCGAAAAAACCGGGCGTCCGTCAACAGAATTAATGCAGCAGTTGCAGGTGATTTCTAATCCGCGTCGTCTTCGCGAGTTAGACTTGCTACGCTGGCTGAAAAAATGGGCGGCGATTCGTCGTGCTATTTCATCTTAA
- a CDS encoding DUF4129 domain-containing protein — protein sequence MATESFENDSIGWQIQLLRQNISEWWELQTSKLELPEFPQWQMSGLDQVARVIGWTIAILVAIWFSWRLADLLVPYLYRIFGPTAVRVQETTLTPRLSVEEWLKRSRQFQKGGNYGEACRCLYLAMLQGLNDRGIIPHQPSLTDREYQALLQQDIQNNAYQTLLQTHEKFYFGNQVITSDTWSECQQAYREIERKS from the coding sequence ATGGCTACAGAGTCGTTTGAAAATGATAGTATTGGTTGGCAAATCCAACTCCTCCGACAAAACATATCGGAATGGTGGGAACTGCAAACCTCTAAACTGGAACTCCCGGAATTCCCTCAGTGGCAAATGTCAGGGTTGGATCAAGTGGCAAGGGTAATCGGGTGGACGATCGCTATTTTAGTGGCAATCTGGTTTTCGTGGCGTCTTGCTGATCTCTTAGTTCCTTATCTCTATCGGATTTTTGGTCCCACTGCTGTTCGGGTTCAAGAAACAACGCTCACTCCAAGATTATCGGTGGAGGAATGGTTAAAGCGATCGCGTCAGTTTCAGAAGGGCGGCAATTATGGCGAAGCTTGTCGCTGTTTATATTTAGCCATGTTACAAGGATTGAATGATCGCGGGATTATTCCCCACCAACCCAGTTTGACCGATCGCGAATATCAGGCATTACTCCAGCAAGATATCCAAAATAATGCCTATCAAACCTTGTTGCAAACCCACGAGAAATTCTATTTTGGGAATCAAGTTATTACCTCTGATACCTGGAGTGAATGTCAGCAAGCCTATCGAGAAATTGAGAGGAAATCATGA
- a CDS encoding YlcI/YnfO family protein, whose protein sequence is MEGSVSLHIPQELLESAQRLSSPDETLNDVVILALDREVRRRKGLAAHQKILALNQELPPQPDDTELIRQLREGER, encoded by the coding sequence ATGGAAGGATCTGTAAGTCTTCACATTCCCCAAGAACTCCTAGAAAGCGCCCAACGCCTAAGCAGTCCCGATGAAACTTTAAATGATGTCGTCATCCTGGCATTGGATCGGGAAGTGCGACGCCGGAAAGGATTAGCTGCCCATCAAAAAATTCTAGCCCTTAATCAAGAATTACCACCCCAACCGGATGATACAGAATTGATTCGTCAGCTTAGAGAAGGGGAAAGATGA
- a CDS encoding type II toxin-antitoxin system VapC family toxin, with protein sequence MSRTLCLDTNVLIKYLVAGESHPDAIALMEEVIEGRARLVAPSFTWAEVGSVLRKKIRVGLLTTEQATDLFSAFCDLPIEYINGEELYARAWAIAHQYHLPTLYDAAFLACSEKASAEFWTADKTLLNSLGTGKPDYVKELGE encoded by the coding sequence ATGAGTAGAACCCTTTGTTTAGATACGAATGTTTTGATTAAATATCTGGTGGCGGGGGAATCTCATCCCGATGCGATCGCTTTGATGGAAGAAGTCATCGAGGGGCGAGCAAGATTGGTTGCCCCCTCTTTTACCTGGGCGGAAGTCGGTTCGGTACTGCGGAAGAAAATTCGAGTCGGACTTTTGACGACAGAACAAGCGACAGATCTGTTCTCTGCATTTTGTGATTTGCCGATTGAGTATATCAATGGAGAAGAACTCTATGCTAGAGCCTGGGCGATCGCTCACCAGTATCATTTACCGACGCTTTATGATGCTGCATTCCTCGCCTGTTCTGAAAAAGCATCGGCTGAATTTTGGACAGCAGACAAAACCCTGCTGAACTCTTTGGGAACTGGAAAACCAGATTACGTTAAGGAACTGGGGGAGTAA